In Quercus lobata isolate SW786 chromosome 12, ValleyOak3.0 Primary Assembly, whole genome shotgun sequence, a genomic segment contains:
- the LOC115971061 gene encoding carbon catabolite repressor protein 4 homolog 1-like isoform X1, with protein MALEKDQDSNTMQWEVSVTLSTNQPVIGSKIFITETKLVNSYHTIGCPPPPPHSFVYTWYRQNIPCSVHRNKLATVQCTSCVKLNASIEKSYHCSSKCFSDAWKKHKRYHRRAAQDVSRNSTDNQQDVKKLRSSGSWPNLIEGSVLDENAIMVEEDNIWIKVGSSNFYIPTLSDCDFRLRLHSAAVDPSLGTRLSQDNIVVTDPVIKPSHPPRKMIRLRNTLNWNLKAQSSNDVVFSVLTYNILADSLSTNALGYCPNWALAWEYRQENLLDEIIKYDADILCLQEVQCDHFENFFEPELKKLGYSVMYKQRTGYGLFLGESEKSTNHGCATFYHSKLFKEIMKYELEFDKEASSVVDALEPKIKFKGSHRLTSKDNVALVVVLESLQNGSNRDAFQSRICVANIHTHWSKGHEDVTLFQVVHLVNGLEKIVQSQQIPLIICGDFNSRPRSDPHNFVVKGRANCISEKANDPLGIFQYLKLHHSLSLDSAYSSFLHSDGVEEQRRKMNSQTSEPAFTNFTDKFFDTLDYIFYTDNSLIVESLLELVDLKSIGNIGIPSPTWPSDHIALMASFRLRPPSHWRPSPPPFPLNPWHLAALRQHWLLL; from the exons atggctCTCGAAAAGGACCAAGACTCCAACACTATGCAATGGGAAGTGTCAGTGACATTGTCGACCAACCAACCCGTCATTGGCTCCAAAATCTTTATCACCGAGACCAAACTCGTCAATTCATATCATACAATTGGCtgtccaccaccaccaccacattcTTTCGTTTACACCTG GTATCGACAAAACATTCCTTGTTCTGTACACCGCAATAAATTGGCTACTGTTCAGTGCACCTCTTGTGTAAAATTGAATGCATCAATTGAGAAAAGCTACCATTGCTCTTCAAAGTGCTTCTCAGATGCATGGAAAAAACATAAGAGATATCATCGTCGGGCAGCTCAAGATGTTAGTAGGAATTCAACCGACAATCAGCAAGATGTCAAGAAACTCAGGAGTTCTGGCTCTTGGCCAAACTTAATTGAGGGCTCAGTACTTGATGAGAATGCAATAATGGTGGAAGAAGATAACATATGGATTAAGGTGGGCTCCTCGAATTTTTATATACCCACACTGTCTGATTGTGATTTTAGATTGAGGCTCCATTCTGCAGCTGTAGACCCTTCACTGGGTACTCGTTTGTCACAAGATAATATTGTAGTGACTGATCCTGTGATTAAACCTTCTCATCCTCCTCGAAAAATGATCCGTCTGCGGAACACTTTGAACTGGAATCTTAAAGCTCAATCGTCTAATGATGTAGTTTTTAGTGTGCTGACCTATAATATTCTTGCTGATTCGTTGTCAACTAATGCTCTTGGTTACTGCCCAAATTGGGCTCTTGCATGGGAATACCGTCAAGAGAATTTGCTCGATGAGATCATTAAATATGATGCAGATATACTTTGTCTTCAGGAG GTACAGTGTgaccattttgaaaatttctttgaGCCTGAGCTGAAAAAACTTGGATACTCAGTTATGTACAAGCAAAGAACTGGATACGGG CTTTTTTTAGGCGAGTCTGAAAAATCAACAAATCATGGGTGTGCAACATTTTATCATAGTAAGCTGTTCaaagaaattatgaaatatgAG CTTGAGTTTGATAAAGAGGCATCATCAGTGGTTGACGCTTTGGAGcctaaaatcaaattcaaaggCAGCCATCGCCTTACATCAaag GACAATGTTGCACTAGTTGTTGTATTAGAGTCTCTACAAAATGGCAGTAACAGGGATGCCTTTCAATCTAGAATATGCGTG GCAAACATCCACACACATTGGAGTAAAGGTCATGAAGATGTAACATTGTTTCAG GTTGTGCACCTTGTGAATGGACTTGAGAAAATTGTCCAGTCACAACAAATTCCTCTAATAATTTGTGGGGATTTCAACTCTCGTCCAAGAAG TGATCCTCATAACTTTGTAGTCAAGGGCAGAGCTAATTGTATTTCTGAGAAGGCAAATGATCCGTTGGGTATATTTCAGTATCTCAAGCTCCATCATTCACTGTCCCTG GATAGTGCATATTCATCTTTCTTACATTCAGATGGGGTTGAGGAACAACGGAGGAAGATGAATAGCCAAACCAGTGAGCCTGCATTTACCAACTTCACCGATAAATTCTTCGACACCTTAGATTACATATTCTACACAG ATAACAGTTTGATTGTTGAAAGTTTGTTGGAGCTTGTTGACCTTAAAAGCATTGGTAATATTGGTATTCCATCGCCTACTTGGCCATCAGACCATATTGCCCTGATGGCAAGCTTCAGACTACGGCCACCTTCCCACTGGAGACCGAGCCCACCACCTTTTCCTCTAAACCCATGGCACTTGGCAGCACTTAGGCAGCACTGGTTACTTCTGTAA
- the LOC115972552 gene encoding uncharacterized protein LOC115972552 — MRMEEGSPEKAEMEKKEEALKSRVAVRCAKAAFLLSSLKPLPNSTADHHHHQEKKMLEMKMELARERLKNKRIKQCALIELVLELALVLSLSTFFFMLFLNLIEL, encoded by the exons atgagaatgGAGGAGGGATCACCAGAGAAGGCAGAGAtggaaaagaaggaggaagCTCTGAAATCGAGAGTCGCAGTTCGCTGTGCCAAAGCCGCGTTCCTACTTTCTTCGCTCAAACCGCTCCCAAATTCCACCGccgaccaccaccaccaccag GAAAAGAAGATGCTGGAGATGAAGATGGAACTGGCGAGGGAGCGGCTCAAGAACAAGAGGATCAAGCAATGTGCTCTAATCGAGCTGGTTCTTGAGCTCGCTttggttctctctctttccacTTTCTTCTTCATGCTCTTTCTCAATCTGATCGAGCTGTGA
- the LOC115971061 gene encoding carbon catabolite repressor protein 4 homolog 1-like isoform X2, translated as MALEKDQDSNTMQWEVSVTLSTNQPVIGSKIFITETKLVNSYHTIGCPPPPPHSFVYTWYRQNIPCSVHRNKLATVQCTSCVKLNASIEKSYHCSSKCFSDAWKKHKRYHRRAAQDVSRNSTDNQQDVKKLRSSGSWPNLIEGSVLDENAIMVEEDNIWIKVGSSNFYIPTLSDCDFRLRLHSAAVDPSLGTRLSQDNIVVTDPVIKPSHPPRKMIRLRNTLNWNLKAQSSNDVVFSVLTYNILADSLSTNALGYCPNWALAWEYRQENLLDEIIKYDADILCLQEVQCDHFENFFEPELKKLGYSVMYKQRTGYGLEFDKEASSVVDALEPKIKFKGSHRLTSKDNVALVVVLESLQNGSNRDAFQSRICVANIHTHWSKGHEDVTLFQVVHLVNGLEKIVQSQQIPLIICGDFNSRPRSDPHNFVVKGRANCISEKANDPLGIFQYLKLHHSLSLDSAYSSFLHSDGVEEQRRKMNSQTSEPAFTNFTDKFFDTLDYIFYTDNSLIVESLLELVDLKSIGNIGIPSPTWPSDHIALMASFRLRPPSHWRPSPPPFPLNPWHLAALRQHWLLL; from the exons atggctCTCGAAAAGGACCAAGACTCCAACACTATGCAATGGGAAGTGTCAGTGACATTGTCGACCAACCAACCCGTCATTGGCTCCAAAATCTTTATCACCGAGACCAAACTCGTCAATTCATATCATACAATTGGCtgtccaccaccaccaccacattcTTTCGTTTACACCTG GTATCGACAAAACATTCCTTGTTCTGTACACCGCAATAAATTGGCTACTGTTCAGTGCACCTCTTGTGTAAAATTGAATGCATCAATTGAGAAAAGCTACCATTGCTCTTCAAAGTGCTTCTCAGATGCATGGAAAAAACATAAGAGATATCATCGTCGGGCAGCTCAAGATGTTAGTAGGAATTCAACCGACAATCAGCAAGATGTCAAGAAACTCAGGAGTTCTGGCTCTTGGCCAAACTTAATTGAGGGCTCAGTACTTGATGAGAATGCAATAATGGTGGAAGAAGATAACATATGGATTAAGGTGGGCTCCTCGAATTTTTATATACCCACACTGTCTGATTGTGATTTTAGATTGAGGCTCCATTCTGCAGCTGTAGACCCTTCACTGGGTACTCGTTTGTCACAAGATAATATTGTAGTGACTGATCCTGTGATTAAACCTTCTCATCCTCCTCGAAAAATGATCCGTCTGCGGAACACTTTGAACTGGAATCTTAAAGCTCAATCGTCTAATGATGTAGTTTTTAGTGTGCTGACCTATAATATTCTTGCTGATTCGTTGTCAACTAATGCTCTTGGTTACTGCCCAAATTGGGCTCTTGCATGGGAATACCGTCAAGAGAATTTGCTCGATGAGATCATTAAATATGATGCAGATATACTTTGTCTTCAGGAG GTACAGTGTgaccattttgaaaatttctttgaGCCTGAGCTGAAAAAACTTGGATACTCAGTTATGTACAAGCAAAGAACTGGATACGGG CTTGAGTTTGATAAAGAGGCATCATCAGTGGTTGACGCTTTGGAGcctaaaatcaaattcaaaggCAGCCATCGCCTTACATCAaag GACAATGTTGCACTAGTTGTTGTATTAGAGTCTCTACAAAATGGCAGTAACAGGGATGCCTTTCAATCTAGAATATGCGTG GCAAACATCCACACACATTGGAGTAAAGGTCATGAAGATGTAACATTGTTTCAG GTTGTGCACCTTGTGAATGGACTTGAGAAAATTGTCCAGTCACAACAAATTCCTCTAATAATTTGTGGGGATTTCAACTCTCGTCCAAGAAG TGATCCTCATAACTTTGTAGTCAAGGGCAGAGCTAATTGTATTTCTGAGAAGGCAAATGATCCGTTGGGTATATTTCAGTATCTCAAGCTCCATCATTCACTGTCCCTG GATAGTGCATATTCATCTTTCTTACATTCAGATGGGGTTGAGGAACAACGGAGGAAGATGAATAGCCAAACCAGTGAGCCTGCATTTACCAACTTCACCGATAAATTCTTCGACACCTTAGATTACATATTCTACACAG ATAACAGTTTGATTGTTGAAAGTTTGTTGGAGCTTGTTGACCTTAAAAGCATTGGTAATATTGGTATTCCATCGCCTACTTGGCCATCAGACCATATTGCCCTGATGGCAAGCTTCAGACTACGGCCACCTTCCCACTGGAGACCGAGCCCACCACCTTTTCCTCTAAACCCATGGCACTTGGCAGCACTTAGGCAGCACTGGTTACTTCTGTAA